The Microcoleus sp. AS-A8 genome window below encodes:
- the sigC gene encoding RNA polymerase sigma factor SigC, translated as MPATPFYADTEFDQELFPYSYESNGTSEDLELSVADDLVDLESDGPEAASFSKTTNRRTTDLVRLYLQEIGRVRLLRRDEEVSEAQKVQRYMRMLDLRAEFAKTSDTVIERYVHLIETHDRLVSQLGHRPSLERWAATAGVEVSDLKPILAAGKQRWAELAGLSVKELEQIQSQGNRAKEHMIKANLRLVVSVAKKYQNRGLELLDLIQEGTLGLERAVEKFDPTKGYRFSTYAYWWIRQGITRAIATQSRTIRLPVHITEKLNKIKKAQRKISQEKGRTATIEDIALELEMTKEQVREVLLRVPRSVSLEIKVGKEKDTELGDLLETEETSPEEVLMREALQRDLHQLLADLTSRERDVIRMRFGLGDGHPYSLAEIGRALELSRERVRQIEAKALQKLRQPKRRNRVRDYLEALT; from the coding sequence ATGCCAGCCACTCCTTTCTATGCCGACACAGAATTCGACCAAGAGCTGTTTCCCTACAGCTATGAGTCCAACGGTACAAGCGAAGATCTAGAACTATCGGTAGCAGATGATTTGGTTGACCTGGAGAGTGATGGCCCAGAAGCCGCCAGTTTCTCCAAAACTACCAACCGTCGTACCACGGATCTTGTTCGGTTATACCTTCAGGAAATTGGTCGAGTTCGTTTACTCAGGCGAGATGAGGAAGTCTCGGAAGCCCAGAAAGTTCAGCGCTACATGCGGATGCTGGACTTGCGAGCTGAGTTTGCCAAGACATCAGATACTGTAATTGAGCGCTATGTCCATCTAATCGAGACTCATGATCGCCTAGTGTCTCAACTAGGTCACCGTCCCTCTTTAGAACGGTGGGCGGCTACTGCCGGTGTGGAAGTTTCGGACTTGAAGCCTATATTGGCCGCTGGAAAACAGCGCTGGGCCGAATTAGCGGGTCTGTCGGTCAAAGAGCTAGAACAAATTCAATCCCAGGGCAATCGCGCCAAGGAACACATGATTAAAGCTAACCTACGCCTCGTGGTGTCGGTAGCGAAAAAGTATCAAAATCGCGGATTGGAACTCCTCGATTTAATTCAGGAAGGCACTTTGGGATTAGAGCGGGCGGTCGAGAAATTTGACCCAACCAAAGGTTACCGCTTTAGTACATACGCTTATTGGTGGATTCGCCAGGGCATCACGCGGGCGATCGCCACTCAAAGCCGTACCATCCGCCTGCCCGTCCACATTACCGAAAAACTCAACAAAATCAAAAAAGCCCAACGCAAAATCTCTCAGGAAAAAGGTCGCACAGCCACCATTGAAGATATTGCTCTGGAGTTAGAAATGACCAAAGAGCAAGTGCGAGAAGTCTTACTGAGAGTGCCTCGCTCTGTTTCCTTGGAAATTAAAGTGGGCAAAGAAAAAGACACTGAATTAGGTGATTTACTCGAAACTGAAGAAACTTCTCCAGAAGAAGTCTTGATGCGGGAAGCTCTGCAACGGGATTTACACCAACTGTTGGCAGATCTGACCAGCCGCGAACGCGATGTGATTCGGATGCGGTTCGGCTTGGGAGATGGTCATCCATATTCTCTCGCCGAAATTGGTCGTGCTCTGGAGCTATCGCGGGAACGTGTGCGTCAAATCGAAGCGAAAGCCTTACAGAAATTGCGCCAGCCCAAGCGCCGCAACCGTGTGCGGGATTATCTGGAAGCTCTTACTTAA
- the cas12k gene encoding type V CRISPR-associated protein Cas12k (Type V-K CRISPR systems have also been known as with the large Cas12k protein, has also been known as type V-U5, and Cas12k as C2c5.) codes for MSVITIQCRLVAKEETLRHLWELMTQKNTPLINELLEQIGKHPDLEGWIQKGKLPIGLVKTLCNSLKTDLRFSGQPGRFYYSAITLVDYIYKSWFALQQRRQRQISGKERWLSMLKSDDELEKDCNFSLDVIRAKATELLTQLVTPSDLNHNQPTDSKKGKKTKKGKADKAPRRLFSLLFDAYENSTDPLNRCSLAYLLKNDCQVSEVEEDPEKFATRRRAKEIEIERLKEQLKSRIPKGRDLTGEQWLEALETAIYNVPKDEDEAKAWQAALLRKSSFVPFPVAYESSEDMIWFKNDQGRICVRFNSLGKHSFEVWCDQRQLHLFQRFLEDQQTKRDSKNQHSSSLFTLRAGRICWQERQGKGLMWNIHRLILYCSMDTRLLTSQGTQQVKSEKAAEIAKILTNTKDKGELDDKQQAFVKRKQSTLDRINTPFPRPSKPLYQGQPSILIGVSLGLEKPATVAVVDAQQGEVLTYRSVKQLLGENYKLLNRQRQLSSRHSHERHKAQKQHEPNQFKESELGQYVDRLLALAIVAIAKTYQAGSIVLPKLGDIREILSSEVQARAEQKVPNYKKGQQEYAKQYRVSVHRWSYGRLIESIQSLAAKTGIAIEVGQQSIRGSPQEKARDLALSAYSTRITSVN; via the coding sequence ATGAGTGTTATCACCATTCAATGTCGTCTGGTTGCTAAGGAAGAAACCCTCCGCCATCTGTGGGAATTGATGACTCAGAAAAATACACCGCTGATTAACGAATTGTTGGAGCAGATAGGAAAGCACCCTGACCTAGAGGGATGGATACAAAAAGGAAAGCTACCTATTGGATTAGTTAAAACACTGTGTAACTCCCTCAAAACCGACCTTCGATTTAGCGGTCAACCGGGTCGTTTCTACTATTCCGCCATTACTCTTGTAGACTACATCTACAAATCTTGGTTTGCCCTACAGCAACGACGACAGCGGCAAATATCCGGAAAAGAACGCTGGCTTTCGATGCTCAAAAGTGATGATGAACTGGAGAAAGACTGTAACTTTAGCCTGGATGTGATTCGTGCTAAAGCTACCGAACTCCTGACCCAACTTGTTACCCCATCTGACCTCAATCACAATCAGCCGACTGACAGTAAAAAGGGTAAGAAGACTAAAAAAGGCAAAGCTGATAAAGCACCTCGTAGACTATTCAGTCTTCTATTTGATGCCTACGAAAATAGTACAGACCCGCTCAACCGTTGTTCTCTTGCCTACCTCCTCAAAAATGACTGTCAGGTCAGCGAAGTTGAGGAAGACCCAGAAAAATTTGCTACTAGACGGCGTGCAAAAGAGATAGAAATTGAACGCCTCAAAGAACAACTGAAAAGTCGCATACCCAAAGGTCGAGATTTGACTGGAGAGCAGTGGCTAGAGGCATTAGAAACGGCTATCTACAACGTTCCTAAAGATGAAGATGAGGCAAAAGCTTGGCAGGCAGCACTATTGAGAAAATCTAGTTTTGTGCCATTTCCTGTGGCTTATGAAAGTAGTGAAGATATGATTTGGTTCAAGAATGACCAAGGGCGCATCTGCGTTCGCTTCAATAGCTTGGGCAAGCACAGCTTTGAGGTATGGTGCGACCAACGTCAACTTCATTTGTTCCAACGCTTTCTAGAAGACCAGCAAACCAAGCGTGACAGCAAAAACCAACACTCCAGCAGCTTATTCACCCTAAGAGCGGGACGGATTTGTTGGCAAGAACGTCAGGGGAAAGGCTTGATGTGGAACATACATCGTCTAATTCTCTACTGTTCTATGGATACCCGTCTGTTGACATCACAGGGAACTCAACAGGTCAAGAGCGAAAAAGCGGCTGAAATTGCCAAAATCTTGACTAACACAAAAGATAAGGGGGAGCTTGACGATAAACAGCAAGCTTTTGTCAAACGCAAGCAATCAACACTCGATCGCATTAATACGCCCTTCCCACGTCCCAGTAAGCCTTTGTATCAAGGTCAACCCTCAATCCTCATCGGTGTTAGCCTCGGTCTGGAAAAGCCAGCGACAGTAGCCGTGGTGGATGCTCAACAGGGCGAAGTTCTAACCTATCGCAGTGTCAAACAGCTACTCGGTGAAAACTATAAGCTCCTGAACCGCCAGCGACAGCTCTCATCACGTCACTCCCACGAACGTCACAAAGCTCAGAAACAGCACGAACCCAATCAGTTTAAGGAATCTGAGTTAGGGCAGTATGTAGACAGACTGCTGGCTCTTGCGATTGTTGCGATCGCTAAAACTTATCAAGCTGGCAGTATTGTTCTGCCCAAGCTCGGTGATATACGGGAAATCCTGAGCAGTGAAGTTCAAGCTAGAGCCGAGCAAAAAGTTCCCAACTACAAGAAAGGTCAGCAAGAGTATGCCAAGCAGTATCGTGTCAGCGTTCACCGTTGGAGCTACGGCAGATTAATTGAAAGCATTCAAAGCCTTGCTGCCAAAACCGGAATTGCTATTGAAGTCGGGCAACAATCGATTCGAGGCAGTCCACAGGAAAAAGCGCGAGATTTAGCGCTTAGTGCCTACAGCACCCGCATTACTTCCGTGAACTAG
- a CDS encoding peptidoglycan-binding protein codes for METLTYFHLALAYEATTDVTELLIQDSLKILDWWKRQKLVMQGRIYWLSLLVILGILGMAGEALAQRTIQLGDRNPQVTFIQNRLQQLGYLERPADGIFDQATQEAVIRFQRDKRLNPDGVVGEQTESALFEEFNRQTDISSRDFSVSNRSNRVLKQGDRGADVTALQRRLRELGYFNGQLTGYFGRTTQEAVSRFQQAYLIQPDGIVGSDTRSALFGSGTGTSQFFQNDSLSLPPPPPLSGSSMSGRFNPIPSIQVLRLGDRGSEVTNLQQELRQRGFNPGRVDGVYGSQTQEAVRQFQRTRGLFTDGIAGRETLSALGVISQARRNRYVVVVPVLDENTLYQVRDIEGFASASLTNSKRGKYVNAGSFPNRATAESRSYQLRSQGLDARVAYFP; via the coding sequence ATGGAGACACTCACGTATTTTCATCTGGCATTAGCCTATGAAGCAACAACAGACGTAACTGAGCTTTTGATTCAGGACAGTCTGAAAATTTTGGATTGGTGGAAGCGGCAAAAGCTGGTCATGCAGGGTCGGATTTATTGGCTCTCCTTGCTGGTCATTCTCGGTATTTTAGGGATGGCAGGTGAGGCACTAGCTCAAAGGACTATTCAATTAGGGGATCGCAACCCACAGGTAACATTCATTCAAAATCGTTTACAGCAGCTAGGATATCTTGAACGCCCGGCGGACGGTATCTTTGATCAAGCGACTCAAGAGGCAGTCATCCGATTCCAGCGCGATAAGAGACTCAATCCCGATGGCGTTGTGGGCGAACAAACTGAGTCGGCACTATTTGAAGAATTTAACCGCCAAACCGACATTTCCAGTCGGGATTTTAGTGTTAGTAATCGTTCAAATAGAGTCTTGAAACAAGGCGATCGCGGAGCGGATGTTACTGCCCTTCAACGGCGTTTGAGGGAACTAGGATATTTCAATGGACAGCTAACGGGATATTTTGGTCGAACCACTCAAGAAGCTGTGAGCCGATTCCAGCAAGCCTACCTGATACAGCCGGATGGAATTGTTGGCTCTGACACTAGGTCAGCCTTATTCGGCTCAGGTACTGGCACATCCCAATTTTTTCAAAACGATTCACTCAGCTTACCGCCTCCGCCCCCGCTTTCGGGGAGTTCTATGTCTGGGAGATTCAACCCCATTCCTTCTATACAAGTATTACGCTTGGGCGATCGCGGCTCAGAAGTGACGAATCTTCAGCAAGAGTTAAGACAAAGAGGCTTTAATCCAGGTCGCGTCGATGGAGTTTATGGTTCGCAAACTCAGGAGGCTGTTCGGCAGTTTCAGAGAACTCGTGGCTTATTCACTGACGGGATTGCGGGTCGAGAGACGCTGAGCGCTTTAGGAGTAATTTCTCAAGCCAGAAGGAATCGCTACGTAGTCGTCGTACCCGTTCTTGATGAGAACACGCTGTATCAAGTACGCGATATAGAGGGTTTTGCCAGTGCCTCTTTGACGAACTCGAAACGCGGCAAGTATGTTAATGCTGGCTCATTTCCTAACCGTGCCACGGCGGAAAGCCGATCCTATCAATTGCGATCGCAAGGACTTGATGCCAGAGTAGCTTATTTTCCCTAG
- a CDS encoding restriction endonuclease subunit S, with translation MDSNNYQFKKNKLRNICKYNTGKTPTKEWYANKGNTKIIKFRDIKEDGSICYENDEDGWVKEEYSECSQLIDIEEKMILLTSSAHSSEHIGKKITLVKEIPKAARRYCYVGEITGIKSNSEDVSIDWIFYYLQSSKGLAEIAKMVEGMHLNPRPFGQINVLYPPKEVQPHILSCIQSVDEVIAKTKEKIVAIQRLKQTVLKQIFAQGIPGRHKEFNSTKIGKIPKEWQVATLMSHCGDYSCVRTGPFGAQLLPDVFDKSGVRMVNITDIGEGSLDFSTEAYLKEDIANSLVDYQLQTGDLVFSRVASVGRVALICDYHLPLIMSSNCIRLRPGEVFNSTFLMLSLIYAEGVARQVVAASTGGARPIVTPRLLRRLLIPKPDIEEQNQIIEIIENVNNSIKTLIEQMETLNKLKRSLLQNLLTGKVRVNLDGGI, from the coding sequence ATGGATTCAAACAATTATCAATTTAAAAAAAATAAACTTCGTAATATTTGCAAATACAACACGGGTAAAACTCCAACAAAAGAATGGTATGCCAATAAAGGTAATACAAAAATAATTAAATTTAGAGATATTAAGGAAGATGGATCTATCTGTTATGAAAATGATGAAGATGGCTGGGTAAAAGAGGAGTATTCGGAATGTAGCCAATTAATTGATATAGAGGAAAAAATGATTTTACTTACTTCCTCTGCTCATTCTTCTGAGCATATAGGAAAAAAAATAACGTTAGTAAAAGAAATACCTAAAGCAGCCAGAAGATACTGCTATGTAGGAGAAATAACTGGAATAAAATCGAATAGCGAAGATGTCTCAATTGATTGGATATTTTATTATCTTCAAAGCTCAAAAGGATTAGCAGAAATAGCCAAGATGGTCGAAGGGATGCACCTTAACCCTCGTCCCTTTGGTCAAATTAATGTTTTATATCCACCCAAAGAAGTTCAACCGCACATTTTATCGTGTATTCAGTCAGTAGATGAAGTTATAGCTAAAACAAAAGAAAAAATAGTAGCTATTCAAAGACTGAAACAAACTGTATTAAAGCAAATTTTTGCACAGGGTATTCCTGGAAGACATAAAGAATTCAATTCTACAAAAATAGGAAAAATACCTAAAGAGTGGCAGGTAGCAACACTTATGTCCCACTGTGGCGACTATTCATGTGTGAGAACAGGGCCATTTGGAGCGCAACTACTGCCAGATGTTTTTGATAAATCAGGCGTAAGAATGGTAAATATCACGGACATTGGTGAGGGTAGTTTAGACTTTTCTACAGAAGCATATCTTAAAGAAGATATTGCTAATAGTTTAGTAGATTATCAGCTTCAAACGGGGGATTTAGTTTTTTCTAGAGTTGCATCAGTAGGTCGAGTTGCTTTAATTTGTGACTATCATCTTCCATTGATTATGTCCTCAAATTGTATTCGCCTTCGTCCAGGAGAGGTATTCAATTCAACATTTTTAATGCTTAGTCTTATATATGCTGAGGGTGTTGCTAGACAAGTAGTAGCAGCATCTACAGGTGGAGCCAGACCAATTGTTACTCCTCGTTTACTTCGTAGACTACTAATTCCTAAGCCAGATATTGAGGAACAAAATCAAATAATTGAAATAATTGAAAATGTTAATAATTCCATCAAAACGTTAATAGAACAAATGGAAACATTAAATAAGCTCAAGCGATCGCTGCTACAAAACCTTCTTACTGGCAAAGTTCGTGTAAATCTGGATGGTGGAATATGA
- a CDS encoding helix-turn-helix domain-containing protein yields the protein MTHPRPLGERELRLIELFANCRLEMTPRQFSSKWGVTYTQMAQLCHCDITTVTRWFGRGRHYQAPKHYHKWYLALADLFLEFYEDIPQTFLNRLSCEQ from the coding sequence ATGACTCATCCCCGTCCCCTTGGTGAGCGTGAATTGCGCCTAATAGAGCTGTTTGCCAACTGCCGACTGGAAATGACCCCTCGGCAATTCTCCTCAAAATGGGGAGTAACTTACACTCAGATGGCGCAGCTATGCCACTGTGACATCACCACAGTTACGCGGTGGTTTGGGCGAGGACGCCACTACCAAGCTCCCAAGCACTACCACAAATGGTATCTAGCACTGGCAGATTTATTTCTGGAGTTTTATGAGGACATCCCACAGACATTTTTGAACCGTTTGTCTTGTGAGCAGTAG
- a CDS encoding NAD(P)H-dependent glycerol-3-phosphate dehydrogenase — protein MTKIAIIGAGVWGTALRYLASQNGQEIRLWSRSSPERLEDILQGASIILSAVSMSGVNPVATKLQGLSIPSEQIFITATKGLDPATTRTPSQIWQEAFPANPVVVLSGPNLSKEIQQGLPAATVVSSTNTKAAQFVQQAFSSPKFRVYTNPDPLGVELGGTLKNVMAIASGTCDGLQLGTNAKAALLTRGLAEIIRVGTDWGAQAETFYGLSGLGDLLATCNSELSRNYQVGYQLAQGKTLSEILTQLEGTAEGVNTTPVLLERANRQGVSVPITYQVFRLLKGEMTPQAAVEALMLRDTKPE, from the coding sequence ATGACTAAAATCGCTATCATCGGAGCCGGTGTTTGGGGAACTGCCCTCAGGTACCTCGCGTCTCAGAACGGTCAGGAAATCCGTTTGTGGTCGCGTAGTAGCCCAGAACGGTTAGAGGATATCTTACAGGGTGCCAGTATCATTTTGTCAGCCGTCTCCATGTCAGGTGTTAATCCTGTGGCAACAAAATTACAGGGGCTATCAATTCCTTCTGAACAAATCTTCATCACCGCGACTAAAGGCTTAGATCCGGCCACAACCCGCACTCCCTCGCAAATCTGGCAAGAGGCATTTCCCGCAAATCCAGTGGTGGTGCTGTCTGGCCCTAATCTTTCTAAAGAAATTCAACAGGGACTCCCGGCGGCTACGGTGGTGTCCAGTACCAACACGAAGGCGGCTCAGTTCGTACAGCAGGCTTTTTCTTCGCCAAAATTTCGCGTTTACACCAATCCTGACCCCCTGGGTGTGGAACTGGGCGGTACGTTAAAAAATGTAATGGCGATCGCATCAGGGACTTGTGATGGCTTGCAGTTGGGCACGAATGCTAAAGCGGCTCTCCTGACGCGTGGACTCGCTGAAATTATCCGGGTTGGTACCGATTGGGGTGCTCAAGCGGAAACTTTCTATGGGCTGTCCGGGCTGGGAGACTTACTGGCAACCTGCAACAGCGAACTCAGTCGCAATTATCAAGTCGGTTATCAACTGGCTCAAGGCAAGACGCTCTCAGAAATTCTGACGCAACTCGAAGGCACAGCAGAAGGGGTGAACACAACTCCAGTGCTGCTGGAGCGAGCCAACCGACAAGGCGTTTCCGTGCCCATTACCTATCAGGTGTTTCGCTTACTCAAAGGTGAGATGACGCCGCAAGCGGCTGTTGAGGCATTAATGCTGCGAGACACTAAGCCAGAGTGA
- a CDS encoding peptidoglycan-binding protein encodes METLAYLHLALANEEPTETDYGDLTSSWESLKQLSRGAIHQVWNQPKFSTSAAVSLLSFSIALGVLGITHQASAAVQEGDQGTEVTAVQQRLQELGYFKANITGYFGTLTKDAVIQFQQAKGLEPDGIVGTDTLVALGGQPKPGAKPVRELSSQPLPSPKSVKVSTARNLRLGDRGSQVSALQESLAVAGFPGGADGIFDEATQKAVMRFQQTQGLAPDGIVGPQTLAALPVIGGPNPSSPRRNPSNRSTPRTTNRSTSRDSSNRTTPRTTTNRSTSRDSSNRSTPRKTTTRSTSRDSSNRSTPRKTTTRSTSRDSSNRTTPRATTTRSTSSNSSNRATPSTTTNRPTPRTTTSRLNTANATLSNSATQALQKRLQELGFYRGEIDGIWGPQTQSAVEAAQRSYDVSAADLEKRRPN; translated from the coding sequence ATGGAAACCCTTGCCTATCTTCATCTGGCTTTAGCTAACGAGGAACCGACAGAAACCGATTATGGGGATTTGACTTCATCTTGGGAAAGCTTAAAACAGTTGAGTAGAGGCGCAATTCATCAGGTCTGGAATCAGCCCAAATTTTCCACCAGTGCCGCTGTCTCTCTACTTTCCTTCAGTATTGCCTTGGGCGTCTTGGGAATCACTCATCAGGCATCCGCCGCGGTTCAGGAAGGCGATCAGGGCACTGAGGTCACGGCTGTTCAGCAACGCTTGCAGGAATTGGGCTACTTTAAGGCCAATATCACAGGATACTTTGGTACTCTGACCAAAGATGCGGTGATTCAATTCCAGCAAGCCAAGGGATTGGAACCCGATGGAATTGTAGGGACAGACACTCTAGTCGCATTGGGAGGGCAACCTAAACCGGGTGCCAAGCCAGTGAGAGAACTCAGTTCACAGCCACTACCCAGTCCGAAGTCAGTCAAAGTGTCTACGGCACGCAATTTGCGATTAGGCGATCGCGGTTCTCAGGTGAGTGCCCTTCAAGAGAGTTTAGCCGTAGCCGGGTTTCCGGGCGGTGCCGACGGTATCTTTGATGAAGCAACCCAAAAGGCGGTCATGCGCTTCCAGCAAACTCAAGGACTCGCACCCGATGGAATTGTCGGGCCGCAAACCTTAGCTGCATTGCCCGTGATCGGCGGACCCAATCCTTCCTCACCCCGCAGAAATCCCAGCAATCGTTCAACACCTAGAACAACTAATCGCTCCACATCCAGAGATAGTAGTAATCGCACCACGCCCAGAACAACGACCAATCGCTCAACCTCCAGGGATAGCAGTAATCGTTCAACACCTAGAAAAACGACGACCCGCTCAACCTCCAGGGATAGTAGTAATCGTTCAACACCTAGAAAAACGACGACCCGCTCAACCTCCAGGGATAGTAGTAATCGCACCACGCCCCGAGCAACGACTACTCGCTCAACCTCCAGCAATAGTAGTAATCGCGCTACACCCAGCACAACGACCAATCGCCCAACACCCAGAACGACAACCAGTCGATTGAATACAGCCAATGCTACTCTGAGTAACTCGGCTACACAGGCGCTGCAAAAGCGCTTACAAGAACTGGGCTTTTATCGTGGCGAAATCGACGGGATTTGGGGGCCACAAACCCAATCCGCTGTTGAAGCTGCCCAGCGTTCCTATGATGTGAGTGCTGCTGATCTCGAAAAAAGACGCCCTAATTGA
- the lipA gene encoding lipoyl synthase has translation MVVKPEWLRVKAPQWERVGNVKEILRDLALNTVCEEASCPNIGECFKAGTATFLIMGPACTRACPYCDIDFEKKPKALDPTEPTRLAEAVRRMGLNHVVITSVNRDDLPDGGISQFVQCIEGIRSVSPQTTIEVLIPDLCGNWDALKTLCQAKPEVLNHNTETIPRLYRRVRPQGNYQRSLELLQRTHEVAPWIYTKSGLMVGLGETDSEIRQVMQDLRGVNCDILTIGQYLQPSQKHLNIADFITPAQFDAWREYGESLGFLQVVSSPLTRSSYHAEQVRELMQRYPR, from the coding sequence GTGGTCGTTAAACCAGAATGGTTGCGTGTCAAAGCGCCTCAATGGGAACGAGTCGGTAATGTTAAAGAAATTTTGCGTGATTTAGCGCTGAATACGGTTTGTGAAGAAGCCTCTTGCCCCAACATTGGAGAATGCTTCAAGGCGGGCACCGCCACCTTCTTGATTATGGGGCCGGCTTGCACGCGTGCCTGTCCGTACTGTGATATTGACTTTGAAAAAAAGCCTAAAGCCCTTGACCCTACGGAACCAACCCGTTTGGCAGAAGCCGTGCGGCGTATGGGATTGAACCATGTGGTCATCACCTCTGTCAATCGGGATGACTTACCCGATGGCGGCATCTCCCAGTTTGTGCAATGCATTGAAGGGATTCGTTCCGTCTCCCCTCAAACCACGATTGAGGTTTTAATTCCCGATCTTTGTGGTAACTGGGATGCCCTAAAAACCCTTTGCCAAGCTAAGCCAGAGGTACTCAACCACAATACGGAAACGATACCTCGCCTTTATCGGCGGGTACGCCCTCAAGGCAATTATCAGCGATCGCTTGAACTTTTGCAGCGAACCCATGAGGTCGCTCCCTGGATTTATACAAAATCTGGCTTAATGGTGGGATTGGGAGAAACCGATAGCGAAATCCGCCAAGTGATGCAAGATTTGCGTGGGGTGAACTGCGATATCCTCACCATCGGGCAATATCTCCAGCCCAGCCAAAAGCACTTAAACATTGCTGATTTCATCACACCCGCTCAGTTTGATGCTTGGAGAGAGTATGGTGAATCCTTGGGCTTTTTGCAAGTTGTCTCCTCTCCCCTCACCCGCAGTTCTTATCACGCCGAGCAAGTTCGGGAATTAATGCAGCGTTACCCTCGATAA
- a CDS encoding SH3 domain-containing protein: MSHWGRPIALFAVVLSTVGGMKATATVLTSTATDNRRLGSEAMLLVKRNNVQLAQRRGECRAAARSTFIYQERSTTNRIRAIQSNEQVILAEGGGRDGWIAVSSPISGFVQTKDLKRCGEVSTLPARRNLCRQVIYEGVEGVAVRETPDISSSQVSTVFFGDRVTLSNPPEFITDGMGREWSKLAEPSVGWMSNGIPARGDINLVACFQE; this comes from the coding sequence ATGAGCCACTGGGGCAGACCTATTGCTCTGTTCGCTGTAGTATTAAGCACTGTGGGAGGTATGAAGGCTACCGCCACTGTTTTGACCAGCACCGCGACAGACAACAGAAGGCTTGGATCAGAAGCCATGCTCTTGGTCAAGAGGAACAATGTTCAACTGGCGCAGCGAAGAGGAGAGTGTCGGGCAGCAGCGAGATCGACATTTATCTACCAAGAGCGTTCAACCACCAATCGAATCAGAGCTATACAGTCGAACGAACAAGTGATCCTGGCAGAGGGAGGTGGGAGAGATGGGTGGATTGCTGTTAGTTCTCCCATCAGCGGATTTGTCCAGACCAAAGACCTCAAACGTTGTGGTGAAGTCTCCACTCTGCCTGCAAGGCGAAATCTTTGCCGCCAAGTGATTTATGAAGGTGTTGAGGGTGTGGCGGTGCGTGAGACACCCGACATAAGTTCTAGCCAAGTTAGTACAGTCTTTTTTGGCGATCGCGTCACGCTTTCCAATCCTCCAGAATTTATCACAGATGGCATGGGACGCGAGTGGAGTAAACTTGCCGAGCCTAGTGTGGGATGGATGTCTAATGGGATTCCTGCTAGAGGAGATATCAATCTTGTCGCTTGTTTTCAGGAGTAG